The Erinaceus europaeus chromosome 4, mEriEur2.1, whole genome shotgun sequence genomic sequence ctggtaaaaagttatataaaaaaataaatcatgaaatGAGATAATAGTGTTAAGAACACTTGGAAAAGTGTCTAGTGCATAGTAAGAACTCAATAAATTTTGGTTACTTTTGTTGCAATTGTGTAATGAGTAAGACTTAAGAGAGGTGATCTTTGTCCTGAATGTCCCATATCTTTACTCTGTTATAGTCGGATGAATCCTTGTCTGTTTTTAAGGAAGCCTCAACTGATCCCATCAGAGTGCTGAGCTGGCTCCGCCGAGACCTGGAGAAGAGTACAGCGGAGTTCCAAGATGTTCGGTTCAAGCCTGGAGAATCACCACTTAGTGGGGAGTCACCCAGCTTGGTAGACCCACGCATGGGTTTCTCTGTGGACTACTACAATAACACAAACAGGGGCACTCCAGGGAGACTGCATTTTGAGGTGTCTCACAAAGAGAAACCAGCCCAGGGCTTATCTACCCAAATTGGTAATGGGAGTTCAATGGATGAAGTTTCCTTCTATGCCAACCGCCTCACAAACCTAGTCATAGCCATGGCCCGCAAGGAGATCAACGAGAAGATAGATGGCTCTGAAAACAAATGCATCCATCAGTCGGTTTATGTGGGGGATGAACCCCCACTCAACAAAAGTCTGAGCAATGTGGCATCGGAGCTGGTGAATAAGACCGTCACTGAGTGTTCCAAGAGTGCTGCCTCTGATAAGGCGCCAGGCTCTGGTGACAAAGCCTCAGCGTCACCACAGAGTCCACCAAATTTGAAATACAAGAGCACTTTGAAGATCAAGGAGAGCACCAAGCCAAACAAGTGTCCAGATGACAGGCCTTCTTCTAAGAAGTCTTACTTCTATAAGGAAGAGTTTGAATCTCGTAATTCAGGGGATGCCAGAGAGGGTGGAAAGTCCTTCTTACCTGGAGAGAGAAAGCTGTTTAGAGGACAGGAAAGGCCTGATGATTTTACAACTTCTGTGAGTCAAGGGATTATGACTTATGCTAACAGTGTGGTCTCTGATATGATGGTCTCCATCATGAAGACACTGAAGATTCAAGTGAAGGACACAACCATTGCCACCATCCTGCTAAAGAAGGTACTAATCAAGCATGCAAAGGATGTGGTCTCCGATCTCATTGACTCTTTTATGAAAAACCTCCACAATGTCACAGGAACCCTTATGACTGACACAGACTTTGTCTCTGCTGTGAAAAGAAGTCTATTCTCTCATGGAAGCCAGAAGGCCACAGATATCATGGATGCCATGATGGGTAAACTGTACACTGTGATATTTTCTAAGAAATCGCCTGGGGCTATCAGAAGAACTCAGGGCATGTCTGAGTGTTATTCCCTTATCTCTAAAGGGATGGGTGGCCCCAAAAGTAGAAATGTAAACTTTGCCAGCATGAAATCTGAAGGTAGAATGAGAGAAAACACGTACACTGCTACATGCAAGCCGGAGAAGGAGAAGAGTTGTGTTGAAACTTTGGGAGAGCATTTTATCAAAGAGGGATTGTCCTTGTGGcacaaaaatcaaaataaagacGTAAAATCTCCAGGTTTCCAGCGTGCATCATTCGACACTCCCAACAAACAGTTTCGACCAACCCCAGACATTCCCTTGGATCTTCCTCTGGATACTTGTGGCTTCAGCCCCCCTATGTGTCCCCAAGAGAAACCTGAGAACTTTATGTGTGAGTCAGACTCCTGGGCTAAGGATCTGCTTGTCTCTGCTTTACTCCTGATTCAGTATCACCTGGCCCAAGGAGGAAACATGGACGCACAAAGCTTCCTTGAGGCTGCTGGCAACACCAGCTTGCCCAAAAAGTCCCCTACAGTTTGTGAGGATCCCAGCCTTAAATCTCCTCTTCTGGGTGGTCAAGAAGAATCAGGAAAGAAGGATCTAATGAGCGTCTTCTTCAACTTTATCCGGAATTTACTTAGTGAGACTATTTTCAAAAATGACCGTTGTTCTGCTAAACCAGAACAGCCAATGAAGGAAGAAAACTGCCAGTGTGAAAGGCCTGTGACCCCTTGTCCCATCAAAACCTGTGAAGGTGAGGAGGTTAGTGAGCCCTTTGCTGGGCTGACCAAAATGGTGGCCAACCAGTTCGATGGCCAAATGAATGGGCAAGTGGTAGAACATCTGATGGACTCGGTGATGAAGTTGTGTCTCATTATTGCCAAGTCCTGTGACTCTCCCTTGGCAGAGCTGGGAGATGAGAAGTGTGGAGATGCCAGCAGGCCAACTTCAGCCTTCCCAGACAGCTTATATGAATGCTTACCAGTCAAGGGCACAGGGACAGCAGAGGCCCTCTTGCAGAATGCCTACCAAGCCATCCATAATGAACTGAGATGTTCATCGGGACAGCCCCCAGAAGGCTGTATGGCACCCAAAGTGATTGTCAGTAATCAGAACCTCACTGACACAGTTCAGAATAAGCAGCTCCAAGCTGTACTTCAATGGGTAGCCGCATCTGAGCTCAATGTCCCCATATTGTACTTTGCAGGCGATGATGAAGGAATCCAGGAGAAGGTAAGTCAACAGAGTCAGAGACATTGGGGAATAGTTATTAAGGGGGAACTAGGGCTTgacattctgttttctttttgagtAGGAAGAATCACCCCAAAATATGGGCagtgagactttttaaaattattttatttcatgtgatGGTTTTAtctgagaaaaggagagagagagagagagagagagagaggttcagaGGACCACTCCAGTATATGCAATGTCAGAGGCTGAACTGGGAGACTCAGGAATGCAAGTAGGGCCATATCCCCAACTGGACACAGTAGGATCATGCCTCGTGAGAGTGATACTAGAGAAAGCAAAATAACTTCTTACCCAGTGGTGAACATAAGagaataaattatttcttttctacTGTCACATGCTTTGGTATCAATGCACAGATGCAGAGCCTCTAAGAATTTAGTGAAACAATCAGGTTAAGAtcaggcttgagcctgagttTTGGATAGCACAGTGTTGCCCAAATAATGAGAAGGAGCTTCTGAGAGGCATTCCTGAGAGCCGGGGGCAGATATGATGAGGTATCTAGATTGATGGTCTTCACAAACCTCCCATTACTCTCTTAATTGATTGTCTAGGGAGTGTTGGGGATTTGAAGGGATTGATAAATAGCAATCCtctacccacccctcccccacctaaATTCTGACTTGATTGAGAAGTAAGACTAAAGAATAAGGTGAATGGAAAAATTAACCTATCACTTTTACTACTGGTAGAGGTAAGTATGTCTTATAACTCCTAGTTTCTTACTACTTAGGACTTGGCACTGTTTGCAAAAGGGAAACTTTGAGTCTAGAAAATGTAAGGATGTTGACAAGCTCACCTCATGCTTGCGTGAGCTATTCCAGATAGCCTCCCCACACTGTGGGATCACACTCTTCCTACTACTTTCGTTCTCACCTTAGAAAATGAAACAGCAGTAGTTACCAACTGAGCAGTAAGGGCTGGCATAAGAGGCTAGGGCTGTTTCTAAAAGGTAATTCACATTCATAGACGCCAGAGAATGTGGCAaattttccatttcataaatgctACCAGTAGCCCTTGTGACTGCATTACTTATTTATCTGGTGACCGAGAAGGCACAAGATTGTATGGCATCAACACCAGGCTACACCAGGCCTAGGAGATAGAATAGCAGTAGTGTGCCAGGCTTACTTGCACCAGAAGTCACAAATGCAGTCCTCAGAATCACCATGTGCCAGAGGtgagcacctctctctctctttctttaatttctttattggggaattaatatttgacatttgactgtaaatacaatagtttctatgtgcataacatttgccagttttccatataacaatacaacccccgctaggtcctttatcatcctttttgggcctgtgccccccccccccccccccgccaagcaTATCTCTTGTATCTTCTCccaatctctctttctttccctacctcCTACCTCTCACAttaatatactttttcttttttatgcttaGCTTACACTAAGCCTGAATAAGAAACATATGATACATAAGCTTATCATTCAAAATGTGGCCTGTGGACAAAAAAATTTATAGTGATGGAAGAAGGCCTAACAAGAAACAAAGCTGTTATGTGTGAAAAAAGTGAAGCAAGATTTTAttctttagccttttttttttttttttttttttgcctctaggattattgttgggactcagtacctgtaccatgaatccactgctcctggaggctatttggtgcccttgttgttttatcgtcattgtggttgttgttgttattgatgtcattgttgttagataggacagagagaaattgagagaggagggaaagacagagaaaggggagagaaagatagacacctgaagacctgcttcaccacttgtgaagtgaccccccccccgcaggtagggagccagggatcaCGATGgggtccttaggccagtcctgtgcttcatgccatgtgtgcttaacctgctgcgctaccacctggtctccttttttaattccaggaaattttattgtatttcttcttaaaatttttaatggtGATTCATCATTGGATTACAAAATTAGCAGGTTTGGGGAGTATGGTATAGGTATATTTTCTCATCTACATGTGTGCACAGCCCAACTTCACCTACCATCAAAGTTCCTGTGTCCCACCCTTGATAACCTCCCTTATTTTCAGAATCCAAGAGAGTtcaattatactttttttttgtaagaacATTTGGAAAGCTTACTCCTTACAACAAGAAAATGACAAAGATAGCaatttctatctaataagtagTATACTGGATATCCTGTCCACAGCATAAAGGAATagagatgaaaataaataaagtttatagtTTTGTAGGTTGCTATCATTGTTCCCCTAAAAAATCAAGTAGTCTGTAATTATAAGTTATTAGAATAAATTGcaaagttttttaaattgttagatatatcactattaatttatttttctttcttttttggacaaagacagagaaattgagagggaagaaaggatagagagggaaaaataaagagacactgcagcactgcttcaaagatcccccctgcagatggggaccgtgaccttgaacctgggtccttgcacatggtaactgtgtgctctaccaggtgcccaTCACCCAGCCCAAatgtacttatttttcttttgacaacagtgttatctctggggttggTACCTTCACTTCcagtggtctctctttttcttctttgataaagggagagggatggagagaagacatgtgcagccctgcttcaccacttgtgaagcttctccctgcaggtagggaccaggggcttgaacctgggtcctcactccagcaggtgcactctacctggtacaTCACCATCATGCTCTCCTTCTTTTCTACGACcaaataaatagtggtccaaAACCAAAAATGTTAATAGTGTTTATAACATCAGAAAATACCTTGAATAAATATGATAATAGTTATGATATTTAAGATAAATGAGCACAATTTTATTTGAGGATATAAAGACCTAAACAGTTGGTCAAATGCAAGGCTCACTGATGAATGACTCAATATTACAAACTTGTCATTTCTTCCCAAATTTCTCTACAGTATTTTTTttagactgattgattgattttagtagagacagaaaaaattgagaggaaaaggaaaatagaaagagggagaaagagacacacctgaatGGGgggatggggccttgaaccctggtccttatgcatagtaacatgtgcaccactacACAACTACTCTATAGCTTTTTTCAATCAGCATCAATTCTCACGCTTTAACTCTTCTTTAAGGTACACCCCTTATACACAACATATATAGTACATTCTGGGTTTAGATTATCTTGAATCAAAATGCCTGTAATAAACTCACCTGAAATGGGTCAGTAGACTTGCAGTACACACAGCTCTGTCTACTGGAAAAGCTTAAGATAATCATTAGACTTTATTAAAGGAAAATAGTAGGCCATATAGGTAGCTGCACATTCAAGCTTCAGCAAATGAATAGATTTGCATTTAACTTTAGTATGCTCTAACACCTGAGTAAAGTTTACatcgaaaaataaataaaaatcttcagactggaaatgaaaaaaaaaactgcctaaaAACAATTTGAGGAGATTTGGTTAATGTCtgcaaatatcttcttttttaaaaaataataaataaataaatatttatttattaataaataatatttatttatatttatttatttattcccttttgttgcccttgttgttttattgttgtagttattattgttgttgtcgttgttggataggacagagagaactggagagaggaggggaagacagagaggaggagagaaagatagacacctacagacctgcttcaccgcctgtgaagcgactcccctgcaggtggggagccggggttcgaaccgggatccttatgccggtccttgtgctttgcgccacctgtgcttaacccgctgcgctacagcccgactccctgcaaataTCTTCTTACAAGTGTTTGAACACGTGTACATTTGGAGGCCCATGAACCCAATTCCTTTAAATAATTCAAAATCCAAAGGTTCAAAGAATACACAGTGAAAATTAAgactttattgtttttctttcttgtcattactattgtttttctcttttgtcatTACTAGGACTTCACCTATTTGGgtgaatgttatttatttatttattttcagagagaaagagagatggtgggggagatagtgtaatggttatgtaaatatacctaatgactgaggctctgaggtcccagattcaattcactgcaccaccataagcctgaggttagcagtgctctggtgtgagAGGGAGGACAGCACCAAAAACCCAAAACTTTATCCAGTGCAGTAGAATGGATTCAGgtttttcttttcagtcactTTACATCCCTTCCCCCGCCCAGGAGAAAAACATTTTGATCAGCTGTTTGTTTATTCTCCCCTAAATACATGTGGATGCACAAGGAAATACATATGCACATATGCACCTTTTCTTTAAATTCACATATGATAGTAGTATACATACAGACATGGAGAAACATATAGCCATTATTTTTTACATTAACGATTTCTGTAAGCATAGACTATCTGTATACGCTAAATACCTTTTTGAGGGAATTTCAAAGTGACCAcagatgagctctttatatttgaTAATATATTCCTGAATTTTCTCTCAGTCTGTGACTTATCTTTTTACTAAATGGAgtccttaaaatatttaattctggaatcgggcggtagtgcagtgggtttagtgcaggtggtgcaaagtgcaaggaccggcataaggatccgggttccagtccccagctccccacctgcaggagagtcggtgaaggtctgcagtgtctttctctccccctctctgtcttctcctcctctctccatctctctctgtccaatctaacaacgacatcaataacaacaataaaacaagggcaacaaaaggaaataagtaaataaatatttttaaaaacacaaaaaataatttaaaaatatatatttaattcatttaCCTATTGGGTAGAGATCAAGAGGgcgagaggagatagagagcaggagagaaagacctgcagcacttcaccatttgtgaagtgtcccttatgcaggtggggattgggcgcgcaaaccccggtccttgcacttgataatgtgtgtgctcagtcacatacaccaccacctggctccctctccaAACATTTGTTAAACGACAAAtagggttgggaagatagcacagaggtttacacagcagactctcatgcctgaggctcttaagtcctaaAATGAATCttttgcaccactataagccagagctaagcagtgctctgaatatataaatatattccaCTTCTCATGagacttcccctttgcatggtgctcccatgtggtgatcaGGGGCTGAACCATGGATGCTagaacatggcaacatgtgtactctaccagataaACTATCCCCAAgttccttcaatttttttttaaaagagatctaTCTAATCAaccatatacttattttaattataGTTGATTTCTATTATTCAGCCAGTTTGACTGACTTTCTTCTCATCTGCATTCAATTTAGCAATATACATCTCACCACCACCAAGCTTATGAAGGTTCGTAGGCTATAAAATTTGTATTGGAAAATGATCAAATGTAACCCTATAAAAGAAACTTGCATATCTCTTacataaacttaaaaagaaaagaaaaagacaagtggATGCCTGACACTTTTGACTCCGTTGAGCATCATGAAATAATGAAAATTTGGTTGGtgacatagctcacctggaaagttcacctgttttgccatgtgtcgGGTTCCTGGGGGGAACGAGCCAGCCCGGCTCTCACTTCCTAtctggcctgttggccaccaggagacagacagcaaggaacctcAGGCTAGCAGAGGCAGGGGTGAGTTTACTAAAGGGTCTTCCAGCGTACCATGGCGGCGGATGATACAACAAACCTCCTCAGGGTACCATGGCAGAAGACAGGaccttttactgttgtagttacaagtttataaaggggttaGCTGTGCAGGAGAAGTAGCCaggctggccaatgagaccaatatctccttataagggaaaagagagcaaggcaatgagaaggtatggatggtgatgcaggaacggggaaatagaaatttaaggaaGGTGAAGCcccccagagggaggaggggtggggtgatgtgGCAAGGccgataggaaggttggaattcccctgtactctggccacatctcgcccaaccacaaggctggcatgccaaggggagtctgatagatGAGCTTCTGGGGgatcaaccatccatgctcaagcaCACATTAGACCCACAGCCATTAACCCAAGTCAGGTTTGAGCTCTGACCCTCACTgaattggaagaagctttggcctctct encodes the following:
- the AKAP3 gene encoding A-kinase anchor protein 3 isoform X1 — its product is MSERVDWLQSQNGVCKVDVYTPYDSQPQDWKISDESLSVFKEASTDPIRVLSWLRRDLEKSTAEFQDVRFKPGESPLSGESPSLVDPRMGFSVDYYNNTNRGTPGRLHFEVSHKEKPAQGLSTQIGNGSSMDEVSFYANRLTNLVIAMARKEINEKIDGSENKCIHQSVYVGDEPPLNKSLSNVASELVNKTVTECSKSAASDKAPGSGDKASASPQSPPNLKYKSTLKIKESTKPNKCPDDRPSSKKSYFYKEEFESRNSGDAREGGKSFLPGERKLFRGQERPDDFTTSVSQGIMTYANSVVSDMMVSIMKTLKIQVKDTTIATILLKKVLIKHAKDVVSDLIDSFMKNLHNVTGTLMTDTDFVSAVKRSLFSHGSQKATDIMDAMMGKLYTVIFSKKSPGAIRRTQGMSECYSLISKGMGGPKSRNVNFASMKSEGRMRENTYTATCKPEKEKSCVETLGEHFIKEGLSLWHKNQNKDVKSPGFQRASFDTPNKQFRPTPDIPLDLPLDTCGFSPPMCPQEKPENFMCESDSWAKDLLVSALLLIQYHLAQGGNMDAQSFLEAAGNTSLPKKSPTVCEDPSLKSPLLGGQEESGKKDLMSVFFNFIRNLLSETIFKNDRCSAKPEQPMKEENCQCERPVTPCPIKTCEGEEVSEPFAGLTKMVANQFDGQMNGQVVEHLMDSVMKLCLIIAKSCDSPLAELGDEKCGDASRPTSAFPDSLYECLPVKGTGTAEALLQNAYQAIHNELRCSSGQPPEGCMAPKVIVSNQNLTDTVQNKQLQAVLQWVAASELNVPILYFAGDDEGIQEKLLQLSAAAVDKGRSVGEVLQSVLRYEKERQLDEAVGNVTRLQLLDWLMVNL
- the AKAP3 gene encoding A-kinase anchor protein 3 isoform X2 codes for the protein MSERVDWLQSQNGVCKVDVYTPYDSQPQDWKIEASTDPIRVLSWLRRDLEKSTAEFQDVRFKPGESPLSGESPSLVDPRMGFSVDYYNNTNRGTPGRLHFEVSHKEKPAQGLSTQIGNGSSMDEVSFYANRLTNLVIAMARKEINEKIDGSENKCIHQSVYVGDEPPLNKSLSNVASELVNKTVTECSKSAASDKAPGSGDKASASPQSPPNLKYKSTLKIKESTKPNKCPDDRPSSKKSYFYKEEFESRNSGDAREGGKSFLPGERKLFRGQERPDDFTTSVSQGIMTYANSVVSDMMVSIMKTLKIQVKDTTIATILLKKVLIKHAKDVVSDLIDSFMKNLHNVTGTLMTDTDFVSAVKRSLFSHGSQKATDIMDAMMGKLYTVIFSKKSPGAIRRTQGMSECYSLISKGMGGPKSRNVNFASMKSEGRMRENTYTATCKPEKEKSCVETLGEHFIKEGLSLWHKNQNKDVKSPGFQRASFDTPNKQFRPTPDIPLDLPLDTCGFSPPMCPQEKPENFMCESDSWAKDLLVSALLLIQYHLAQGGNMDAQSFLEAAGNTSLPKKSPTVCEDPSLKSPLLGGQEESGKKDLMSVFFNFIRNLLSETIFKNDRCSAKPEQPMKEENCQCERPVTPCPIKTCEGEEVSEPFAGLTKMVANQFDGQMNGQVVEHLMDSVMKLCLIIAKSCDSPLAELGDEKCGDASRPTSAFPDSLYECLPVKGTGTAEALLQNAYQAIHNELRCSSGQPPEGCMAPKVIVSNQNLTDTVQNKQLQAVLQWVAASELNVPILYFAGDDEGIQEKLLQLSAAAVDKGRSVGEVLQSVLRYEKERQLDEAVGNVTRLQLLDWLMVNL